The genomic window AGGCTTCCCACTTCCCTCAGGAGGGCCTGGGATGACTTACTGAAAGTTAAGTGTGTTGGAATACAGATGCAGAGCTGCCCAGTTACTTTTTCTAACATGCAGGGAGACATATTTTGCATTGAAGTTTTCAATCATGGCCCTTGAGGCCTGGTCCATGAGTTTCTGTGCTAGACCTAGCCGACGGTGGGAACGTTTTACGGCCAAGGATGTAATATGTCCATGGGGGACGTCGTCTGGATCTTCCTCCATTTTGGCCAGGACATAGCCCACGATCTTTCCATTCTCATCTTCAGCGATGTAAGACAGCTGAGGCCAGGACAGACCGTGGTAGAAATAGTATTTCATCTGATAGTTCTCTGGAAGGCACAGCAGGTTGCAGTGCTGCATATTCATCAGATCTTCTGGCCGAGCGTTGCGGATGTTCATGGTTCCCGATTCCCACGCGGACTTGGCCGGGCAAAGGATTGATTGGTGAGGGGAAGCAACTGAGCTCCCCTGGATAATCCTTTCTGAAAGCAACTC from Sminthopsis crassicaudata isolate SCR6 chromosome 3, ASM4859323v1, whole genome shotgun sequence includes these protein-coding regions:
- the LOC141561625 gene encoding N-alpha-acetyltransferase 10, with translation MNIRNARPEDLMNMQHCNLLCLPENYQMKYYFYHGLSWPQLSYIAEDENGKIVGYVLAKMEEDPDDVPHGHITSLAVKRSHRRLGLAQKLMDQASRAMIENFNAKYVSLHVRKSNWAALHLYSNTLNFQ